In one Bosea sp. RAC05 genomic region, the following are encoded:
- a CDS encoding DUF3429 domain-containing protein: protein MSSEKTIPSAALALGAAGVIPFLACTAGLAAGFAVPGIGGGERLSQALIVYGVAILSFLGGVRWGIAIGYESETTQRRDFIIAVVPALIGWAAALLAPGAALWTLCVSFILLGLMDYGLYCRDVVPEWYGRLRLGLSAAVAVLLGVAAAAA from the coding sequence ATGTCCAGCGAGAAGACCATCCCCTCCGCCGCCCTCGCGCTCGGCGCGGCCGGGGTCATCCCGTTCCTGGCCTGCACCGCCGGGCTCGCGGCCGGTTTCGCCGTGCCGGGCATCGGCGGCGGCGAGCGCCTGTCCCAGGCGCTGATCGTCTACGGGGTCGCGATCCTCTCATTCCTCGGCGGCGTGCGCTGGGGCATCGCGATCGGCTATGAGAGCGAGACGACGCAGCGGCGGGATTTCATCATCGCGGTGGTGCCGGCGCTGATCGGCTGGGCGGCGGCGCTGCTGGCGCCGGGCGCGGCGCTCTGGACGCTGTGCGTCTCCTTCATCCTGCTCGGGCTGATGGATTACGGCCTGTACTGCCGAGATGTCGTGCCAGAATGGTATGGCCGGCTGCGTCTCGGCCTGTCGGCTGCGGTGGCGGTGCTGCTCGGTGTGGCGGCGGCCGCGGCCTGA
- a CDS encoding LysE family translocator → MPDFATLALFTAACAVLTATPGPDMLLIASRSLGQGRAAGFLTYAGIATGSYLQAFAAAFGLSQLFLLVPAAYDALRFLGAAYLAWLAWTTLRAPAALFAPRADQPPLRLRAIFLQGMLTNLLNPKMALFMLALLPQFLKPEAGAIALQVMVLATILNLVGLIVNGLVILTAGRLGRALAARPHLAAWPQRLMGAVFGALALRLALASRD, encoded by the coding sequence ATGCCCGATTTCGCCACCCTCGCACTCTTCACCGCCGCCTGCGCGGTGCTGACGGCCACGCCCGGCCCCGACATGCTGCTGATCGCCTCGCGCAGCCTCGGTCAGGGCCGCGCCGCCGGCTTCCTGACCTATGCCGGCATCGCCACGGGGAGCTATCTCCAGGCCTTTGCGGCAGCCTTTGGCCTGTCGCAGCTCTTCCTGCTGGTTCCGGCGGCCTATGACGCGCTGCGCTTCCTTGGCGCGGCCTATCTCGCCTGGTTGGCCTGGACGACGCTGCGCGCGCCCGCCGCCCTGTTCGCGCCGCGCGCCGACCAGCCCCCGCTCCGGCTGCGGGCAATCTTCCTGCAGGGGATGCTGACCAACCTGCTCAACCCCAAGATGGCGCTGTTCATGCTGGCGCTGCTGCCGCAGTTCCTGAAGCCAGAAGCCGGCGCGATCGCCCTGCAGGTGATGGTGCTGGCGACGATCCTCAACCTGGTGGGGCTGATCGTCAACGGGCTGGTCATCCTGACGGCGGGAAGGCTCGGCCGGGCGCTCGCCGCCCGCCCGCATCTGGCGGCCTGGCCGCAGCGGCTGATGGGCGCGGTCTTCGGGGCGCTGGCGCTGCGGCTGGCGCTGGCCTCGCGCGATTGA
- a CDS encoding SIR2 family NAD-dependent protein deacylase: MPDGTQDAIETLHAMLDAAGSIVAFTGAGISTESGVPDFRSAGSPWMVNKPIPFQAFVKSREARAEAWRRKFAMDDHYAGAAPNAGHRALARLVGQGRSPAIITQNIDGLHQASGVPDAQVIELHGNGTYATCLGCGRRHELAEIRPAFEATGEPPDCGACGGPVKSATISFGQAMPQDKMIRAQQLALEAELFLVLGSSLVVYPAATLPVIAKRREATLVIVNREPTELDAIADLVVRAEIGAALGPLAG, encoded by the coding sequence ATGCCGGACGGGACGCAGGACGCCATCGAGACGCTGCACGCGATGCTGGACGCCGCCGGCAGCATCGTCGCCTTCACCGGCGCGGGCATCTCGACCGAATCGGGTGTCCCGGATTTCCGCTCGGCCGGCTCGCCCTGGATGGTCAACAAGCCGATCCCCTTCCAGGCCTTCGTCAAGAGCCGCGAGGCGCGGGCCGAGGCCTGGCGGCGCAAATTCGCGATGGATGACCACTATGCCGGTGCCGCGCCCAATGCCGGGCACCGCGCGCTGGCCCGGCTGGTCGGGCAGGGCCGGTCGCCCGCGATCATCACCCAGAACATCGACGGGCTGCACCAGGCCTCGGGCGTGCCCGACGCGCAGGTGATCGAGCTGCATGGCAACGGCACCTATGCGACCTGCCTCGGCTGCGGCCGCCGCCACGAACTGGCCGAGATCCGCCCCGCCTTCGAGGCGACGGGCGAGCCGCCGGACTGTGGCGCCTGCGGCGGGCCGGTGAAATCCGCGACGATCTCCTTCGGCCAGGCGATGCCGCAGGACAAGATGATCCGGGCCCAGCAACTGGCTCTGGAGGCTGAGCTTTTCCTCGTCCTCGGCTCGTCGCTCGTGGTCTATCCGGCGGCGACGCTGCCGGTCATCGCCAAGCGCCGGGAGGCGACTCTGGTCATCGTCAACCGCGAGCCGACGGAGCTCGACGCCATCGCCGATCTGGTGGTGCGGGCGGAGATCGGCGCGGCGCTCGGCCCGCTGGCGGGCTGA